The genomic window GCAGGCGGGGGCCACCGCCGCGGAATTCCATTTCAACGCGCGGCACTCCCGCTTCGTGCATTGGGCCATCGCGAATGCCGAGGCGAGGAGGGGCGTCTTCCAGGGGGTCCGCTTCGACGAGGCCGCGCCGCAAGTGGGCGACATCCTCCAGTGGAACCGGGGCAAGGGCACGTTCGATTTCCAGCACGCGGCCCAGAACAAGGATTACGATTCCCACTCCGCCATCGTCACCACGGTCGGCGAGGACAGCGCGGGGCGCTTCGCACGCACCATCGGTGGGAATGAGAGCGACACGGTGGGGGTCACGCGCATCAGCCTCGATGAGAACGGCTTCATCAGGCAGCGCTCCAAGTTTCCATTCATCTGCCTGATCCAGACCTTGAAGTGAGGCTCGACGCATGACGCTTCCCCTTCAGCAGGCCGCGGTTCTCAAGGGGCAGGCCTGGCTGCGTGCGCATTTCGAGGCGGCCTTGCAGACGGCGGTGCAGGGCACGCCGGCCACGGTGCCCATGCTCTGCGCCATCGCCCTCATCGAGACGCATAACATCTGGCTCGGCCGGATCGGAAAGCATTCGCCGGAGACCTTGCTCCGCTGCTGTGTCGGCGATGCGAGCGGGGATGTACAAGGGCATCCGCGCAGCGCTTTCCCCACGAACACCGCGGCCTTCCGGGAGAGGTTCGGTGACGAGTTCACGGAGATGTTGATCGGCGAGGCCAACGCCGCGCGGGCGCTGCGCGGCCTGCCCCCGTCGAACATGGTCTATAAGGGCTATGGCATCTTTCAGTATGACCTTCAGTACGTCCTGAAAGATCCGGATTTTTTCCGAGAGCGGCAGTGGTACAGCATGGAGGCATGCGCCCGGAAGGCGGTGCAGGAGCTGGTGGTGAAGTTCAAGGCCTCGGGTGGCGAGGTACGTGGCGCCCTCCGGCGCTACAACGGATCGGGCAAGAAAGCCGAAGCCTATGCCGATGTCGCCATGCAGTTCCTGGCCTGGTGCGAAGGGGCCGGTTGAGCCCTGATCGCGGCAGGGTTCAGGCCACGCCGCGGCGGAACAGCACGATGAGGTTGTTGGCCGGCATCTCCACCACCCGCTCCAGGGCGAAATCGGGCGCGGCGGCGGCGGCCACATCCTCCAGCGCCCGGATTCCCCATTCCGGGTTGCGCGCCCGCAGGTCCGCGTCGAAGGCGATGTTGCCCGGCGCCGTCTCCACGCCCGCCCGCAGATAGGGGCCATACAGGATCAAGGGCGCCCCTGCCGGCAGCGCCGCCGCCGCGTGGCGCAGCAGCCCCAGCGCGGCGTTCCAGGGCGCGATATGGATCATGTTGATGCAGAGCACCGCCTGGGCGGGCGGGAAGGGCGCGTCCTCCAGCACATCCAGGCGGAGCGGCGGCAGCAGGTTGGCCGGGCCTTCCGCCTCCCGCCAGGCCGCGATGGAGGCCAGCGCCTCGGCCGAGGGGTCGGTGGGCTGGAAGCGCAGCGCGGGGTAGGCGCGGGCCAGATGCAGCGCATGCTCCCCGCTGCCCGAGGCGATCTCCAGCACCAGCCCCGAACCCGGCAGCATGTCCCTGAGCGTGGCGGCGATGGGGTCCCGGTTGCGCGCCACGGCGGGCGCGAACAGCCGGGCGTCGGTCACGCCGGCACGCCCTTGCTGGTGGAATATTCGAAGTGCAGCGCCTCGCCCGGAAAGACGCGGGGGTGGATGGCGTGGGCGGCCATGGCGGCCTCGGAAAAGCCCTGCAGGATGAGCTTCAGCTTGCCCGGATAGGTCGCGATGTCGCCGATGGCGTGCACGCCCGGAATGTTGGTGGCGCAGGTGGCGGGCTCGACGGTGATGTGGCTGCGCTCCAGCCCCAGCCCCCATTCGGCGATGGGGCCGAGCTCCATGGAAAGGCCGAAGAAGGCCAGCAGGTGGTCGGCCTCGACGCGCTTCTCCTCGCCCTTCAGCGTGGCCAGCACCACGGCGGAAAGGCGGCTGCCATCGCCCTCCAGCCCGTGCAGCTGGTAGGGGATGGCCATCTCGATTTCGCCCCGCGCGGCGGCGGCGGTGAGCTGGGCGGCGGTCTCGGGCGCGGCGCGGAACTTGTCGCGGCGATGGACGACGATGACCTTGGCCGCCACATCCTTCAGCGACAAAGCCCAATCCACCGCGCTGTCGCCGCCGCCCGCGATGACGACGCGCTTGCCGCGGAATTCCTCGCGCTTCGTGACCATGTAGCGCACGGCGCCCGAGGCCTCGTAGCCCGGCAGATCATTCAGCGGCGGGCGGTTGGGCCCGAAGGCGCCGGCGCCAGCGGCCAGGATCACGGCCTTGGCGCGCACCACCCGGCCGGCGCTGGTGGTCAGGGTGAAGCCGCCCTCCTCCGGCCGCAGGGCCTCGACGCGCTGGGCCAGGAGGTAGTTGGGCGAGAAGGGCGCGGCCTGTTCCTCCAGCGCGCGGATCAGCGCGGCGCCATCAATCCGGGGGTGGGCCGGGATGTCGAAGATGGGCTTCTCGGGATAGAGGGCGGCGCATTGGCCGCCGATCTCCTCCAGCGTGTCGATCACGGTGCAGGACATCTTCAGCATCCCGCACTCGAAGACGGCGAAGAGCCCCACGGGCCCGGCGCCGATGATGGCCACGTCGGTGGTGATGGTCTCGGTCATGGCGCTGGGATGCCCGGCTTCGCGACGCCCGTCCAGTCTGGCGGAGGGCAGGGCAGGGGGCCAGAATGCGGGGGATGAACTTCACCGTTTCCACCCTGGCCGAGACCGAGGCCCTGGCCGCCCGCCTGGCCGACCTGGCCAGCCCCGGCGACGTGATCCTGCTGCGCGGCCCGCTGGGGGCGGGCAAGTCGGCCCTGGCCCGCGCCTTCCTGCGCGCCGCGTCCGGCGATCCGGCGCTGGAGGTGCCCAGCCCCACCTTCACCCTGGTGCAATCCTACCCGCTGCCGGGGGGCGTCGTGGCGCACCATTATGACCTCTATCGGCTGGACGGGCCCGGGGGCTGATGGAGCTGGGCTGGGACGAGGCGCGGGAGGGGATCGTGCTGGTGGAATGGCCCGAACGCCTGGGCGCGCTGGCCCCCGACACCGCGCTGGAGGTCACCCTGGAACCGCTCGACGAGGACGCACGCCGCATCACCCTGGCGGGTTGGGGGGGACGGCTGTGAAGCTTCTGGAAAACCACGGCTTCGCCGCCGCCCGCGCCGAGACCCTGCCCGGCGATGCCTCCAAGCGCTACACCCGCCTGCATGGCGGCCCGCGCCCTGCCTTGGTGATGCAGACGCCGGAGGCCGGCTACCTCGACGCCTTCCTGCGCGTGGCCGAGCACCTCCGCGCCATCGGCGTGGCGACGCCCGAGGTGCTGGCGGTGGACCGGCCCGGGCTGACGGCGCTGGTGGAGGATCTCGGCCCCGCCAGCATGGCGGATGCGCTGGATGCGGGCGCCGACCCGGGCCCCCTCTATGCCGAAGCGGTCGCAAGCCTGGCCCGCGCCGCCGCCGCCCCGCCCCCGCCCGGCCTGCCGGCCTGGGATGCGGCGGCGATGTCGCGCACGGCGGCGGCCACCTTTCTCGACTGGTGGTGGCCCGCCCGCTTCGGGGCTCCGCCCGGTGATGCCGTGCGCGCGGGGCTGGACGCCGCCATCCGCGAGATGCTGGCGCCCTTCGCGGCGTCAGGCTTCGTCCACCGCGACTATTTCCCGGCCAACCTCATGCCCACCCCGCGCGGCATGGCGCTGATTGACGTGCAGGACGCGGCCCTCGGCCACCCGGCCTATGACCTCGTCTCGCTGGTGGAGGATGCGCGGCGGGACGTGGCCCCCGCCCTGCGCGAGGCCGCGCTGCGGCAATACCTGGCGGCCCGGCCGGAACTGGACGCCGGCGACTTCGCCGCCGCCATGGCCGCCTGCGCGGCGCAGCGGCATCTGCGCGTGGCGGCGCTCTGGGTGCGGCTCGACCGGCGGGACGGCAAGCCGCACTACCTCCAGCACGGCCCGCGCTGCTGGGCGCTGCTGGGCCGGGCGCTCTCCCACCCCGCCACAGCGCCGCTGGCACGCTTCCTGGACGCGCATGTGCCGCCCGCGCTCCGGGGGAATCCGTGAAGCGCGGGATGGTGCTGGCGGCCGGCCTCGGCACGCGGATGCGGCCCTTGACCGCCACCACGGCCAAGCCGCTGCTGCGGGTGCGGGGGCGCTCCCTGCTCGACCACGCGCTGGACCGGCTGGCGGAGGCGGGCGTGGAGCAGGTGGTCGTCAACGCCCATTGGCGGGCCGAGCGGGTGGCCGAGGCGCTCTCCGCCCGCACCGCGCCGCCCCAAACCCGGCTGCAACTGGAACCGGACCTGCTGGAAACGGGCGGGGGCGTCCGCCGCGCCCTGCCCCTGCTGGGCGAGGCGCCCTTCGCCGTGGTGAATGGCGATGCCTTCTGGCTGGACGGGCCGCGCCCCGCCTTGCTGCGCCTGCGCGACGCCTTCGACCCGGAGCGCATGGACGCGCTGCTGCTGATGGTCCGCACCTCCACCATCGAGGGCGAGGTGGGGCGCGGCGATTTCCACATGGACCCCATGGGCCGGCTGCGGCGGCCCGATCCGCACGAACAGGCGCCCTATCTGTTCGGCGGCGTGCAAGTCATGGCGCCCGCGCTGGTGGCGCCGGAGCCCCAGGGCCGGTTCAGCCTGAACCGCTGCTTCGACCGGGCGCTGGCGGCGGGGCGGCTCTACGGGCTGGTGCATGATGGGTGGTGGTTCCACCTCTCCACCCCGCCCGATCTGGCGCGGACCGAACGGCACCTGGCGGCCATGACCGCGCCTGACGCGTCGGGGCGGTAGAAGGGGGCATGCGCCTCTTCACCATCGCCCCCGGCATGCCCTTCCTGCCCGCGCTGGCGCGCGGCGCCCTGGCCCGGCTGGGCGTGGGCGAGGAATTGGCCGCCGCCACCATCCTGCTGCCCACGCGCCGCGCGGCCCGGGCACTCCAGGCCGCCTTCCTGCACGAGGCGGATTCGCCCGCCCTGCTGCTGCCCCGGCTGCGGCCGCTGGCGGGGCTCTCGGTGGAGGATGCGGACGAGCTGGCCCTGCCCGCCCTGCTCGACCTGCCGCCCGCGGTGGACCCGCTGCGCCGCCAGGCGGTGCTGGCGGGTTTCGCGGCCAAATGGCCCCCCCGCTTCGGCGGCCCCCCCACGGCCGAGCACGCCTGGGCGCTGGGCGGCGAACTCGCCAAGCTGCTGGACGAGATCGCGCTGGAGGAGGCGGAGACCCTCCCGGACGACCCCGCCCTGCTGGAACATCGCTGGCTGGAAAAGCTGGACGGGCTGGCGCCCGAGCATCTGGCGAGCCATTGGCAGATCACGACCACCTTCCTCCGCGCCGCGGTCGTGGAATGGCAGTCCTGGCTGCACGCCCAGGGGCTGCTGGATGTGGGGGTGCGCCGCGTGATGGCGCTGCGCGCCCAGCGCCGCGCCTGGGAGGAGGCCCCGCCCGAGGGCGCCGTCATCGCCGCCGGCATCGGCATGGGCGGCACCATCCCCGCGGCGGCCGACCTGCTGCGGGTGGTGGCGACGCGGCTGCCCCAGGGCTTCGTGGTGCTGACGGGCGAGGATGCCGCCACCGCCGCCCTGCCCGAATCGGCGCTGCGCGAGGCCCCCACCCACCCCTTCGCCGGGCAGCGCGCGATGCTGGCCCGCATGGGCGCGACCCTGGCCGATGCCACGCCCTGGGTGGATGGCGAGGCCACGCCGCGCGCGCATCTGCTCGGCACGGCGCTGCTGCCGGCCGGGCATCTGGCGCCCTGGCTGGAACCCGGCCTGCGGCCGCAGGCGCTGGACGGCGTCACGCGGCTTTCGGCCGGTGATTCCCAGCACGAGGCGACTTCCATCGCGCTCGCCTTGCGGGGTGCCCTGGAAACCCCCGGCGCGCGGGCGGCGCTGGTGACGCCCGACCGGGATCTGGCGCGGCGCGTGGCGGCGGAATTGCCGCGCCATGGCATCCTGGCCGATGACAGCGCGGGGCAGCCGCTCTCCGACACGCCGCCCGGTGCCTTTTTGCGCCTCATCGCCAAGCTGGCGGCGGGGGAGATGGGGCCGGTCGCGCTGCTCGCCCTGCTCAAGCACCCGCTCTGCGCGGCGGGAATGGCGCGGGCGGAATTGCTGGAAGCGGCGCGGCTGCTGGAGGCGAAGGCCCTGCGCGGCCCGGCCCCTGCGCCCGGCTTCGCGGGGCTGCGGGCGCTCGCGCTGGCCGAAGCCGCGCCGCTGCTGGACGCGCTGGAAGCCTGCCTGGACGGCTTCACCGCCTTGCCGGAACTGGCCGAACCCCGCCCCCCCGCCGATCTGCTGGAAGCCCAGCTGCGCGCCGCGGAAGCCCTGGCCACCACGCCCGAATTGCCCGGCGGCCTGCGCCTCTACGCCCAGGCCGAGGGCGAGGCTTTGGCCCGGCACCTGGCCGCCCTGCCGCCGGCGCTCGCGGAACTGCCGCCCATCGCGCCCGCCGAATGGCCGGGCCTGTTCGAGGCGCTGCTGGCCGCCGGCACCACCCGCGCGGCCCGCGTGGCGCGCGGCCGCACGGGGGCCGCGCTGCACCCGCAGGTGGAGATTCTGGGCCTGCTGGAAGCGCGGCTGCTCGATTTCGACCTGGTGGTGCTGGGGGCGCTGGACGAGACCATCTGGCCCCAGGCCGCCGACCCCGGCCCCTGGATGAGCCGCCCCATGCGGCGCGAATTCGGCCTGCCCTCGCCGGAATTGCGGATCGGCCGCGTCGCGGCGGATTTTTTCCAGTTCGGCGCGGGCTCGCGGCGGGTGGTGCTGTCACGCGCCGCCCGGCGCGGCGGCAGCCCCACCGTGCCGGCGCGCTGGCTGACGCGGCTCGACACGCTGCTGAAGGGGCAGGGGCTGTCCATGGCCGCCGCCCCCGAGGCGCATTGGGCGCGTCTGCTGGACTTGCCCGCCCAGGTGCGCCCGCAGGAACGCCCCGCGCCCTGCCCGCCGGCCCGCGCCCGCCCGCACCGCGTCACGGTCAGTGACGTGCAGATGCTGCTCTCGGACCCCTATGCCTTCCATGCGAAGCATGTGCTGGGGCTCCGCGCCCTGCCGCCGCTGGAGCAGGAGGCGGATGCGGCCGACTACGGCAACCTCGTCCACACGGCCATGCACCGTTTCCTGGCGCAGCTCGGCGCCTCCTGGCCCGGCGAGGCCATGGCGCGCCAGATGTGGGAGGCGGCGATGGCCGAGGCCCTTTCCCGCGCCGCGCCCCGCCCCGCCGTCGCCGCCATCTGGGCGCCGCGGCTGGCGCGCATCGGCGCCGAGGTGATCCGGCTGGAGGCCGAGGCGCGGCCCGTGCTGGCGCGCAGCCTTGCCGAGGTGAAGGGGCGGCTCGAGTTGCGCCGGCCTGGCGGCGTGCTGCGCCTCGATGCCCGCGCGGACCGGCTGGACCTATTCCAGAACGGGAACCTCCGCCTCGTGGACTACAAGACCGGCACCACCCCTTCCGGCACCGCGGTGGAGCGCGGCGATTTCCCGCAACTCCCGCTGGAAGCCCTGATCGCGGAGCGCGGCGGCTTCGAGGGGATGGAGGGCGGCCCCGTCACCGCGCTGGAATACTGGCGCCTGACCGGTGCGCTGGAGCCGAGCGAGGTGACGAAGCTGAAGCTCGACATCGCCGAGGCCATCGAGCGCGCGCATGCCGCGCTGGCGCGCCTCGCGGACCGGTTCCTGTTCGGCACGGCGCCCTTCGCCGCCCATCCGCACCCGCGCCGCCGCGCCGCGCCGGATTACCGGCATTTGTCGCGCGCCGATGAATGGTCGGCGGGCGAGGGAGGCGAGGTATGAACGTCCCTCATGACGCGCGCGCCGAGGCCAATGCGCGGCAGCGCGCGGCGTCGGACCCGATGGCCTCCTGCTTCGTCACGGCCTCGGCCGGGTCGGGCAAGACCAAGCTGCTGACCGACCGGCTGCTGCGGCTGATGCTGGGCGGGGCGGCGCCCGAACGCTTGTTGTGTCTCACCTTCACCAAGGCGGCGGCGGCGGAGATGGCCTCGCGCCTCAATGCGCGCCTCGGCGAATGGGCGGTGGCCGATGCGGCGAAGCTGCGCGCCGAACTGACCGACCTGCTGGGCCGCGCGCCCGCGGGCGATGAGGTGGAACGCGCCCGCGACGCCTTCGCCCGTGTGCTGGAACTGCCCGGCGGCATGCGGATCGCGACCCTGCACGCCTTCGCCCAATCCCTGCTGCGCGGCTTCCCGCTGGAGGCGGGCCTCGCCCCCGGCTTCGCCGTGATGGAGGAGATGGACGCCGCCGCCCGCATGGCCGAGGCGCGGGAGGCGGAACTGCCCGCAAGCCCCGCCACGGGGCACCTCGCGACGCTGGTGGATGCGCGCGGCATGCAGGCCCTGCTGCGCGCCCTGCGCGATGAGGAGGCGGCGCTGGAGGCGGCCGTCACGGCCTCCGGCGGCAGTCTTTCCGGGCTGCGGAAGCGGCTGGCGGCGCGGCTGGGCCTCGACCCCCATGCCGATGCCGAGGCGCTGGCCATGGAGGCCGCGACGGGCGGCGATGACGGCGCGCTGTCCCGCGCCGCGGCCGCCCTGCTGCTGAGCGGCAATGGCAATGACGTGACGCGGGGCGAGGGCATCCGCGGCTTCCTCACCCTCGGCCCCGCCGCGCGGCTGGTGAAGCTGCCGGGCTGGGTGGACATTTTCCTGACGGACAAGGGCACGGTCCGGAAGAGCCTCGCCACCAAGGGCTGCGGCGCGGCCCAGGCGATGATCCAGGCCGCCCTCACCACCGAGGGCGAGCGGCTGCTGGACATCGAGACGCGCCGCTGCGCCCTGGCCCTGCTGGACGCCACCATGGCGGCGCTGACGCTGGGGCGCCCCG from Roseococcus microcysteis includes these protein-coding regions:
- a CDS encoding DUF2272 domain-containing protein, translating into MLSPFEAVLAKTAQQEFSVYGGLDEDFPPLSDRIRQYWEDLGFTFTSVEVPWSAVFVSWCVKQAGATAAEFHFNARHSRFVHWAIANAEARRGVFQGVRFDEAAPQVGDILQWNRGKGTFDFQHAAQNKDYDSHSAIVTTVGEDSAGRFARTIGGNESDTVGVTRISLDENGFIRQRSKFPFICLIQTLK
- the addB gene encoding double-strand break repair protein AddB, whose amino-acid sequence is MRLFTIAPGMPFLPALARGALARLGVGEELAAATILLPTRRAARALQAAFLHEADSPALLLPRLRPLAGLSVEDADELALPALLDLPPAVDPLRRQAVLAGFAAKWPPRFGGPPTAEHAWALGGELAKLLDEIALEEAETLPDDPALLEHRWLEKLDGLAPEHLASHWQITTTFLRAAVVEWQSWLHAQGLLDVGVRRVMALRAQRRAWEEAPPEGAVIAAGIGMGGTIPAAADLLRVVATRLPQGFVVLTGEDAATAALPESALREAPTHPFAGQRAMLARMGATLADATPWVDGEATPRAHLLGTALLPAGHLAPWLEPGLRPQALDGVTRLSAGDSQHEATSIALALRGALETPGARAALVTPDRDLARRVAAELPRHGILADDSAGQPLSDTPPGAFLRLIAKLAAGEMGPVALLALLKHPLCAAGMARAELLEAARLLEAKALRGPAPAPGFAGLRALALAEAAPLLDALEACLDGFTALPELAEPRPPADLLEAQLRAAEALATTPELPGGLRLYAQAEGEALARHLAALPPALAELPPIAPAEWPGLFEALLAAGTTRAARVARGRTGAALHPQVEILGLLEARLLDFDLVVLGALDETIWPQAADPGPWMSRPMRREFGLPSPELRIGRVAADFFQFGAGSRRVVLSRAARRGGSPTVPARWLTRLDTLLKGQGLSMAAAPEAHWARLLDLPAQVRPQERPAPCPPARARPHRVTVSDVQMLLSDPYAFHAKHVLGLRALPPLEQEADAADYGNLVHTAMHRFLAQLGASWPGEAMARQMWEAAMAEALSRAAPRPAVAAIWAPRLARIGAEVIRLEAEARPVLARSLAEVKGRLELRRPGGVLRLDARADRLDLFQNGNLRLVDYKTGTTPSGTAVERGDFPQLPLEALIAERGGFEGMEGGPVTALEYWRLTGALEPSEVTKLKLDIAEAIERAHAALARLADRFLFGTAPFAAHPHPRRRAAPDYRHLSRADEWSAGEGGEV
- a CDS encoding DUF938 domain-containing protein, whose product is MTDARLFAPAVARNRDPIAATLRDMLPGSGLVLEIASGSGEHALHLARAYPALRFQPTDPSAEALASIAAWREAEGPANLLPPLRLDVLEDAPFPPAQAVLCINMIHIAPWNAALGLLRHAAAALPAGAPLILYGPYLRAGVETAPGNIAFDADLRARNPEWGIRALEDVAAAAAPDFALERVVEMPANNLIVLFRRGVA
- a CDS encoding NAD(P)/FAD-dependent oxidoreductase; amino-acid sequence: MTETITTDVAIIGAGPVGLFAVFECGMLKMSCTVIDTLEEIGGQCAALYPEKPIFDIPAHPRIDGAALIRALEEQAAPFSPNYLLAQRVEALRPEEGGFTLTTSAGRVVRAKAVILAAGAGAFGPNRPPLNDLPGYEASGAVRYMVTKREEFRGKRVVIAGGGDSAVDWALSLKDVAAKVIVVHRRDKFRAAPETAAQLTAAAARGEIEMAIPYQLHGLEGDGSRLSAVVLATLKGEEKRVEADHLLAFFGLSMELGPIAEWGLGLERSHITVEPATCATNIPGVHAIGDIATYPGKLKLILQGFSEAAMAAHAIHPRVFPGEALHFEYSTSKGVPA
- a CDS encoding aminoglycoside phosphotransferase family protein, producing MKLLENHGFAAARAETLPGDASKRYTRLHGGPRPALVMQTPEAGYLDAFLRVAEHLRAIGVATPEVLAVDRPGLTALVEDLGPASMADALDAGADPGPLYAEAVASLARAAAAPPPPGLPAWDAAAMSRTAAATFLDWWWPARFGAPPGDAVRAGLDAAIREMLAPFAASGFVHRDYFPANLMPTPRGMALIDVQDAALGHPAYDLVSLVEDARRDVAPALREAALRQYLAARPELDAGDFAAAMAACAAQRHLRVAALWVRLDRRDGKPHYLQHGPRCWALLGRALSHPATAPLARFLDAHVPPALRGNP
- a CDS encoding nucleotidyltransferase family protein — encoded protein: MVLAAGLGTRMRPLTATTAKPLLRVRGRSLLDHALDRLAEAGVEQVVVNAHWRAERVAEALSARTAPPQTRLQLEPDLLETGGGVRRALPLLGEAPFAVVNGDAFWLDGPRPALLRLRDAFDPERMDALLLMVRTSTIEGEVGRGDFHMDPMGRLRRPDPHEQAPYLFGGVQVMAPALVAPEPQGRFSLNRCFDRALAAGRLYGLVHDGWWFHLSTPPDLARTERHLAAMTAPDASGR